Proteins from one Nomia melanderi isolate GNS246 chromosome 3, iyNomMela1, whole genome shotgun sequence genomic window:
- the LOC116430317 gene encoding secretin receptor isoform X2, with translation MTSVPAVMDKFISDQRLKCDRLLSEYNETLVNSTQYRHCPPFFDGFLCWPSTKVLTTAVLSCPPETALDEESRTTLESSNRTIATKFCPPSSQWYKDPEGSNYSLCESSDVFTHQSILKIAGRRFGMTNSHDYESIESFLLDKWLPIVRTVSQIGYATSFAMLVVAMIVFSLLRKLRNPRNRLHMHLFSSFIMRAFMALIRDWIFVDGVGLAVDVVYVDGNNAFIKQRNFQMLICKAITSTWQYFIVANYSWILMEGLYLHNLVVLAFCADSAAINLYILMGWGLPVFVVIPWIIIRATIEDTLCWTTHGNPSLFLLIRIPIMISILFNFLLFINIVRVLFIKFKTSVHLQRKKMQYSRWAKSTLVLVPLFGAHYTLFLGFSYHKDHRVELVWLFCDQFFASFQGTFVALLYCLLNAEVRSEIKLAWRARWSKNAICNSLCKESRKKQLKRKSKQDYEQPSLSGTTMRNLFVLQVEAASTEFTPNVLVVETG, from the exons ATGACCAGTGTCCCAGCTGTGATGGACAAATTCATCAGTGACCAGAGGCTGAAGTGCGATCGGCTGTTGTCGGAGT ACAACGAGACATTGGTGAATAGCACGCAATATCGCCACTGTCCTCCGTTCTTCGACGGTTTCCTGTGTTGGCCGTCCACGAAGGTCTTGACGACCGCGGTTCTCTCTTGTCCTCCGGAAACTGCCCTCGATGAAGAATCAAGGACCACCTTGGAATCGAGCAATCGAACGATCGCCACCAAATTCTGCCCACCGAGCAGCCAGTGGTACAAAGATCCCGAGGGCAGCAACTACAGCCTTTGCGAATCCTCTGACGTGTTTACTCACCAATCGATCTTGAAGatcgctggtcggagattcggGATGACGAACTCGCACGATTATGAAAGCATCGAATCGTTTTTATTGGAC AAATGGCTACCGATCGTCAGGACCGTCTCGCAGATCGGATACGCGACCTCTTTCGCCATGCTCGTCGTCGCGATGATCGTCTTTTCCCTGTTGAG GAAGCTCAGAAACCCGAGAAACAGACTGCACATGCACCTGTTCTCCTCGTTCATAATGAGGGCATTCATGGCTCTGATCAGGGACTGGATCTTCGTCGACGGTGTGGGTCTCGCTGTGGACGTCGTCTACGTCGACGGGAATAACGCGTTCATCAAGCAACGAAAC TTCCAGATGTTGATATGCAAGGCGATCACTAGCACGTGGCAGTACTTTATCGTCGCCAATTACTCGTGGATATTGATGGAGGGATTGTACCTCCATAATCTGGTTGTCTTGGCGTTTTGCGCTGACAGCGCAGCTATCAATTTGTACATATTGATGGGCTGGG GGTTGCCCGTGTTCGTGGTGATTCCGTGGATAATAATCCGGGCCACGATCGAGGACACGCTTTGCTGGACCACTCATGGCAATCCCTCTCTGTTCCTCCTCATCAGAATACCTATAATGATTTCGATCCTG TTCAACTTTCTGCTGTTCATCAACATTGTGCGCGTGTTGTTCATCAAGTTCAAAACCTCGGTGCACCTGCAACGTAAAAAGATGCAATATAG taGGTGGGCTAAATCCACGCTAGTCCTTGTGCCACTTTTCGGTGCCCACTACACTCTGTTCCTAGGCTTCTCTTACCACAAGGACCATCGCGTGGAATTGGTCTGGTTGTTCTGCGATCAATTCTTCGCCTCTTTTCAG GGTACCTTCGTTGCTTTGCTCTACTGTCTGTTGAACGCGGAAGTACGTTCCGAGATTAAATTGGCCTGGAGAGCCAGATGGTCCAAGAATGCTATTTGCAATTCCCTGTGCAAGGAGTCAAGAAAGAAACAGCTGAAACGGAAAAGCAAACAGGATTACGAGCAACCATCCCTCAGCGGAACCACCATGAGAAATCTGTTCGTGTTGCAAGTAGAGGCAGCATCGACCGAATTCACACCGAACGTGTTAGTGGTGGAGACTGGATAG
- the LOC116430317 gene encoding secretin receptor isoform X1: MTSVPAVMDKFISDQRLKCDRLLSEYNETLVNSTQYRHCPPFFDGFLCWPSTKVLTTAVLSCPPETALDEESRTTLESSNRTIATKFCPPSSQWYKDPEGSNYSLCESSDVFTHQSILKIAGRRFGMTNSHDYESIESFLLDKWLPIVRTVSQIGYATSFAMLVVAMIVFSLLRKLRNPRNRLHMHLFSSFIMRAFMALIRDWIFVDGVGLAVDVVYVDGNNAFIKQRNVGHVCQRRSPKQERARPRIVNDITRNRNNQFQMLICKAITSTWQYFIVANYSWILMEGLYLHNLVVLAFCADSAAINLYILMGWGLPVFVVIPWIIIRATIEDTLCWTTHGNPSLFLLIRIPIMISILFNFLLFINIVRVLFIKFKTSVHLQRKKMQYSRWAKSTLVLVPLFGAHYTLFLGFSYHKDHRVELVWLFCDQFFASFQGTFVALLYCLLNAEVRSEIKLAWRARWSKNAICNSLCKESRKKQLKRKSKQDYEQPSLSGTTMRNLFVLQVEAASTEFTPNVLVVETG; the protein is encoded by the exons ATGACCAGTGTCCCAGCTGTGATGGACAAATTCATCAGTGACCAGAGGCTGAAGTGCGATCGGCTGTTGTCGGAGT ACAACGAGACATTGGTGAATAGCACGCAATATCGCCACTGTCCTCCGTTCTTCGACGGTTTCCTGTGTTGGCCGTCCACGAAGGTCTTGACGACCGCGGTTCTCTCTTGTCCTCCGGAAACTGCCCTCGATGAAGAATCAAGGACCACCTTGGAATCGAGCAATCGAACGATCGCCACCAAATTCTGCCCACCGAGCAGCCAGTGGTACAAAGATCCCGAGGGCAGCAACTACAGCCTTTGCGAATCCTCTGACGTGTTTACTCACCAATCGATCTTGAAGatcgctggtcggagattcggGATGACGAACTCGCACGATTATGAAAGCATCGAATCGTTTTTATTGGAC AAATGGCTACCGATCGTCAGGACCGTCTCGCAGATCGGATACGCGACCTCTTTCGCCATGCTCGTCGTCGCGATGATCGTCTTTTCCCTGTTGAG GAAGCTCAGAAACCCGAGAAACAGACTGCACATGCACCTGTTCTCCTCGTTCATAATGAGGGCATTCATGGCTCTGATCAGGGACTGGATCTTCGTCGACGGTGTGGGTCTCGCTGTGGACGTCGTCTACGTCGACGGGAATAACGCGTTCATCAAGCAACGAAACGTAGGTCATGTGTGTCAGAGACGCTCTCCCAAACAAGAGAGAGCGAGGCCACGAATTGTCAATGACATAACGCGGAACCGGAATAATCAGTTCCAGATGTTGATATGCAAGGCGATCACTAGCACGTGGCAGTACTTTATCGTCGCCAATTACTCGTGGATATTGATGGAGGGATTGTACCTCCATAATCTGGTTGTCTTGGCGTTTTGCGCTGACAGCGCAGCTATCAATTTGTACATATTGATGGGCTGGG GGTTGCCCGTGTTCGTGGTGATTCCGTGGATAATAATCCGGGCCACGATCGAGGACACGCTTTGCTGGACCACTCATGGCAATCCCTCTCTGTTCCTCCTCATCAGAATACCTATAATGATTTCGATCCTG TTCAACTTTCTGCTGTTCATCAACATTGTGCGCGTGTTGTTCATCAAGTTCAAAACCTCGGTGCACCTGCAACGTAAAAAGATGCAATATAG taGGTGGGCTAAATCCACGCTAGTCCTTGTGCCACTTTTCGGTGCCCACTACACTCTGTTCCTAGGCTTCTCTTACCACAAGGACCATCGCGTGGAATTGGTCTGGTTGTTCTGCGATCAATTCTTCGCCTCTTTTCAG GGTACCTTCGTTGCTTTGCTCTACTGTCTGTTGAACGCGGAAGTACGTTCCGAGATTAAATTGGCCTGGAGAGCCAGATGGTCCAAGAATGCTATTTGCAATTCCCTGTGCAAGGAGTCAAGAAAGAAACAGCTGAAACGGAAAAGCAAACAGGATTACGAGCAACCATCCCTCAGCGGAACCACCATGAGAAATCTGTTCGTGTTGCAAGTAGAGGCAGCATCGACCGAATTCACACCGAACGTGTTAGTGGTGGAGACTGGATAG